AAATGATTAATCATATTAAAACGATGGATCTTCTAAAATACTTGTTGATTTCGATCCCCATGATTTCCGCAATGACTTGTGGCATCATTTTTATCATTGTTTTTCACAAGAGTTTATCTGCTACAGAGAATAGGATTCGCTGGACACTTGGCGGATACTATCTCTTGATGATTTTTATGTGGTTACTCACCAATATATCTTTAGAACACTATAAAGGTAGGTTATTTCTTGTGCCTGTTTTTTTCTTGTTGATCCACCTCACACAAGTTGTATTCTATCATTTTATATGCTACATACTACCAAGTAAAGAAGCCTTTAATCGCTTTCACTATAAACTAACACTAGTCATTTTTATCATGTCTATTGTTTTAGTCTATGTCTTGCTTTCCACAAAAGGGTATAAGGATTTAGACTTGTACTATTTTTTCTATCGTTATCTCTATATCTATACCTCTTTAACGATGATCTATTATACTAGCTTATGTTGGGTGAGATTATATCAATACAACAAGGAACAATTTGGCTTTATGTTTCATGCGAACCGATTGAATTGGATTCATTTATTATTGGTATTGAGAACCATTTTTTCCATCCTATTCACCTTCAATAATCATAAAATCTTATTCATTGACGTTGCGATTATCCTATTAATTCCTTTACAACATATTGTCGTAACTTATAATATGCTACAAAAGAATATCGTTAATA
The window above is part of the Myroides odoratus DSM 2801 genome. Proteins encoded here:
- a CDS encoding helix-turn-helix domain-containing protein, translated to MINHIKTMDLLKYLLISIPMISAMTCGIIFIIVFHKSLSATENRIRWTLGGYYLLMIFMWLLTNISLEHYKGRLFLVPVFFLLIHLTQVVFYHFICYILPSKEAFNRFHYKLTLVIFIMSIVLVYVLLSTKGYKDLDLYYFFYRYLYIYTSLTMIYYTSLCWVRLYQYNKEQFGFMFHANRLNWIHLLLVLRTIFSILFTFNNHKILFIDVAIILLIPLQHIVVTYNMLQKNIVNKLVSQYRTNVMLPSGQIVTVDNKGAIDNLPVESAYDNTYVESTSLLTQEDILSYFSTDKPYLNKNFKLDDLVKHFSINRTYISKFINVTFHTNVSQFINQWRLKEVDELLQTKPELGLEEIVLLAGFSNYRHYQRSKQIINQNKIDLNQ